One Janthinobacterium sp. TB1-E2 genomic region harbors:
- the mutY gene encoding A/G-specific adenine glycosylase, with translation MKRLLHPLSPATGMAPFEDYVDPTFSATVIAWQKQHGRHALPWQNTRDAYLIWLSEIMLQQTQVTAVLGYYARFLERFPTLRDLASAPVEDVMAQWSGLGYYTRARNLHKCAQRVVAEYDGVFPSAPALLADLPGIGRSTAAAISAFSSGTRAAIMDGNVKRVFARTFGIDAYPGEKRVEEAMWRRAEALLPETGIEAYTQGLMDFGATLCTRSSPDCGRCPLQPRCVAYATDRVKDLPVRKPKKTSPEKHAVMLVIIDDGQVLLEQRPGSGIWGGLLSLPELDGHVLAGEDCPRDIDQDALARAVAPFGEIESQERLLPIVHVFTHYKLHIVPCRITVARRLALAGEATHVWYDGAKIADAPLPAPIKKLLLDLFGDARSAQRSMF, from the coding sequence ATGAAACGTTTGCTGCACCCGCTCTCGCCCGCCACGGGCATGGCACCTTTTGAAGATTATGTCGACCCGACTTTTTCCGCCACCGTCATCGCCTGGCAAAAGCAGCATGGCCGCCACGCGCTGCCCTGGCAAAACACGCGCGACGCCTACCTGATCTGGCTGTCCGAAATCATGCTGCAGCAAACGCAGGTCACCGCCGTCCTCGGCTACTACGCGCGCTTCCTCGAACGTTTCCCCACCCTGCGCGACCTCGCTAGCGCGCCCGTCGAAGACGTGATGGCGCAGTGGAGCGGCCTTGGCTACTACACGCGGGCGCGCAACCTGCACAAGTGCGCGCAGCGCGTAGTGGCCGAATACGACGGCGTGTTCCCCAGCGCCCCGGCCCTGCTGGCCGACCTGCCCGGCATCGGCCGCTCGACGGCCGCCGCCATCTCCGCGTTTTCCAGCGGCACGCGCGCTGCCATCATGGATGGCAACGTCAAGCGCGTGTTCGCGCGCACCTTCGGCATCGACGCCTATCCCGGCGAAAAGCGGGTCGAGGAAGCCATGTGGCGCCGCGCCGAAGCGCTGCTGCCTGAAACCGGCATCGAAGCCTACACGCAGGGCCTGATGGACTTCGGCGCCACCCTGTGCACGCGCAGCAGCCCCGATTGCGGCCGCTGCCCCTTGCAGCCGCGCTGCGTGGCCTACGCCACCGATCGGGTTAAAGACTTACCTGTGCGCAAACCGAAGAAAACCAGTCCGGAAAAACACGCCGTCATGCTCGTCATCATCGACGACGGGCAGGTGCTGCTGGAACAGCGTCCCGGCTCGGGCATCTGGGGCGGCTTGCTGTCGCTACCCGAACTCGATGGCCACGTGCTGGCCGGCGAGGACTGTCCGCGTGACATCGACCAGGATGCGCTGGCGCGCGCCGTGGCGCCGTTCGGCGAAATCGAATCGCAGGAACGGCTGCTGCCCATCGTCCACGTCTTCACCCACTACAAGCTGCACATCGTCCCCTGCCGTATCACCGTGGCGCGCCGTCTGGCGCTGGCAGGAGAAGCGACGCACGTCTGGTACGACGGCGCGAAAATCGCCGATGCGCCGCTGCCCGCACCGATCAAGAAACTGCTGCTGGACCTGTTCGGCGATGCGCGTTCGGCGCAGCGCAGCATGTTTTAG
- a CDS encoding dynamin family protein, giving the protein MVRDLEQYSAWRQDVQAALQAYRQAASAAGLVDGASALRLARCGSRLLDDRLSVAFVAEFSRGKSELINAIFFAGYGQRILPSGAGRTTMCPTELLYDAAWPPSIRLLPIETRAQNLSTSDYRDLPAAWTILPLNIEAGGDMQEAIRQVSLTKKVSVEEAARYGLYDADDADAPAMLDEDGQVEISMWRHAIINFPHPLLKQGLVILDTPGLNAIGTEPELTLNLIPNAHAVLFILAADTGVTRSDIEVWRNHIGAGAGRLVVLNKIDSMWDELRGDAEVAQAIERQQASVAHLLTLDASQVFPVSAQKALVGKINGDAALLEKSRLLPLETALFEELIPARKDIIRRQLAFDLDAIEAAQQVQAAARARGIAEQLHELHSLRGKNQSVIAHMMRRIDIEKKEFDSSLFKLQATRAVFTRLSTELYTSLGMDIVRDDIDGVRAAMQRSRFFTGLREAVRQYFERIASNLDRSEGKTAEITEMMNVMYRKFASEHGLALALPMPFSLARYRQEIADIEAVYHKQFGTATLLTTSRVVLMEKFFDTIASRVRRSFTNANDDASAWLKVIMAPLEAQIVEYKEQLKLRFASIQRIHDATGSLEQKIAGFEASLAALERDKAQLAQLLATLRAASAT; this is encoded by the coding sequence ATGGTCAGAGACCTGGAACAATACAGCGCCTGGCGGCAGGACGTGCAGGCCGCCTTGCAGGCATACCGGCAAGCCGCCAGCGCGGCAGGCCTGGTCGACGGCGCCTCCGCGCTGCGCCTGGCTCGCTGTGGTTCCCGCCTGCTCGACGACCGTTTATCCGTCGCCTTCGTGGCGGAATTCTCGCGCGGCAAATCCGAGCTGATCAACGCCATCTTCTTTGCCGGCTACGGCCAGCGCATCCTGCCATCGGGCGCGGGCCGCACCACCATGTGCCCCACCGAGCTGCTGTACGACGCGGCCTGGCCGCCATCGATCCGGCTGCTGCCCATCGAGACGCGCGCGCAGAACCTGTCGACCAGCGACTACCGCGACCTGCCCGCCGCCTGGACCATCCTGCCCCTGAACATCGAGGCGGGCGGAGACATGCAGGAAGCGATCCGCCAGGTCAGCCTGACGAAAAAAGTCAGCGTCGAGGAAGCGGCGCGCTACGGCCTGTACGACGCCGACGACGCGGATGCTCCCGCCATGCTCGACGAGGACGGCCAGGTGGAAATCTCCATGTGGCGCCACGCCATCATCAACTTCCCCCATCCGCTGCTGAAACAGGGCCTGGTCATCCTCGACACGCCGGGCCTGAACGCCATCGGCACGGAACCGGAACTGACCCTGAACCTGATCCCGAATGCGCACGCGGTGCTGTTCATCCTGGCGGCCGACACGGGCGTCACACGCAGCGATATCGAGGTATGGCGCAACCATATCGGCGCCGGCGCGGGGCGCCTGGTGGTGCTCAACAAGATCGACAGCATGTGGGACGAATTGCGCGGCGATGCCGAGGTGGCGCAAGCGATCGAACGCCAGCAGGCCAGCGTGGCGCATCTGTTGACGCTGGACGCGAGTCAGGTGTTTCCCGTCTCGGCGCAAAAGGCCCTGGTGGGCAAGATCAACGGCGATGCGGCGCTTTTGGAAAAGAGCCGCCTGCTGCCGCTGGAGACGGCCCTGTTCGAGGAGCTGATCCCCGCGCGCAAGGACATCATCCGGCGCCAGCTGGCGTTCGACCTGGACGCCATCGAAGCGGCGCAGCAGGTGCAGGCGGCGGCCCGCGCGCGCGGCATCGCCGAGCAACTGCACGAGCTGCACAGCCTGCGCGGCAAGAACCAGAGCGTGATCGCGCACATGATGCGGCGCATCGATATCGAGAAAAAGGAATTCGACAGCAGCCTGTTCAAGCTGCAGGCGACGCGCGCCGTGTTTACCCGCCTGTCGACGGAGCTGTACACGAGCCTGGGCATGGACATCGTGCGCGACGATATCGACGGCGTGCGCGCCGCCATGCAGCGCAGCCGCTTTTTCACGGGCCTGCGCGAAGCCGTGCGCCAGTATTTCGAGCGCATCGCCAGCAACCTGGACCGTTCGGAAGGCAAGACGGCCGAGATCACGGAAATGATGAACGTGATGTACCGCAAATTCGCTTCCGAACATGGCTTGGCGCTGGCCTTGCCGATGCCGTTTTCGCTGGCCCGCTACCGCCAGGAAATCGCCGACATCGAAGCCGTCTACCATAAGCAGTTCGGCACGGCGACCCTGCTCACCACCAGCCGCGTCGTGCTGATGGAAAAATTCTTCGACACCATCGCCTCGCGCGTGCGCCGCAGTTTCACCAACGCCAATGACGACGCCAGCGCCTGGCTGAAAGTCATCATGGCGCCCCTGGAAGCGCAGATCGTCGAGTACAAGGAACAGCTGAAACTGCGCTTTGCCTCGATCCAGCGCATCCACGACGCGACGGGCAGCCTGGAACAGAAAATCGCCGGCTTCGAGGCGAGCCTGGCGGCGCTCGAACGCGACAAGGCGCAGCTGGCGCAATTGCTGGCCACTTTGCGCGCGGCCAGCGCAACATAG
- the mutM gene encoding bifunctional DNA-formamidopyrimidine glycosylase/DNA-(apurinic or apyrimidinic site) lyase, which produces MPELPEVEVTRRGVAPHLEGRAVRSVVLRRDGLRWPFPPALGEQLSGQTIGLTGRRGKYLLIHFRHGTLIIHLGMSGHLRVLPTGTEAQKHDHFDLVVEDADGGSQVLRMTDPRRFGAVLWHDEADGPLDGHALLRGLGTEPLEGGFTGQLLFEKTRNKGTNIKQVLMAGDIVVGVGNIYCSESLFRAGINPKTPARRIGLARYEKLAQAIRDVLAEAIVQGGSTLRDFIGVNGQSGYFQQTYFTYNRAGKPCRVCGATIRQIVQGQRSTFYCVNCQK; this is translated from the coding sequence ATGCCAGAATTGCCAGAAGTCGAAGTCACACGGCGCGGTGTCGCGCCCCACCTCGAAGGGCGCGCCGTGCGCTCCGTCGTGCTGCGCCGCGACGGCTTGCGCTGGCCCTTCCCCCCTGCCCTGGGCGAACAATTATCGGGGCAAACCATCGGCCTGACGGGTCGGCGCGGCAAATACCTGCTGATCCACTTCCGCCACGGCACCCTGATCATCCACCTGGGCATGTCGGGCCATTTGCGCGTGCTGCCGACGGGGACGGAAGCGCAAAAGCATGACCATTTCGACCTCGTCGTGGAAGACGCGGACGGCGGCAGCCAGGTGCTGCGCATGACGGATCCGCGCCGCTTCGGCGCCGTGCTGTGGCACGACGAGGCCGACGGCCCGCTGGACGGCCACGCGCTGCTGCGCGGCCTGGGCACGGAACCGCTGGAAGGCGGCTTCACGGGCCAGCTGCTGTTCGAAAAAACGCGCAACAAGGGCACCAACATCAAGCAGGTGCTGATGGCGGGCGACATCGTCGTCGGCGTGGGCAATATCTATTGTTCCGAAAGCCTGTTCCGCGCGGGGATCAACCCGAAGACGCCAGCGCGGCGCATCGGTCTGGCGCGCTACGAAAAACTGGCGCAGGCGATCCGCGACGTGCTGGCCGAAGCCATCGTGCAGGGCGGCAGCACCCTGCGCGACTTCATCGGCGTGAATGGCCAGTCCGGCTACTTCCAGCAGACGTATTTCACGTACAACCGCGCGGGCAAGCCCTGCCGCGTGTGCGGCGCGACTATCCGCCAGATCGTGCAGGGACAGCGTTCCACGTTCTACTGCGTGAACTGTCAAAAGTAA
- a CDS encoding tetratricopeptide repeat protein has product MKNAFAIVTLSALMATHAMAQTPVAPADAAASPAASAPAAPQEEGAESKVDAKADGLPKVELSSDLLYKLTRAEMEFKSGQWQGPYVTMMVAAQQTRDPRLARRASEMALAAKQGSEALAAIRLWRELAPDSDEATQFFLGFVVLTDKIEEAEPIFAERLANAPGGARGVALFQMQQILSRSNDKLYAYSMMTRLVQPYLDMFEAHLVLAQGALSLGERDRAIREANKALAIKPNSELAALTLAQVTGEPEAANKVLATFLQKNPDAVEVRGAYARLLVEQKQLEPAREQFLLLLKSQPDNVGALYALGIVALQLEDTKGAEQYFKRFLAVLEKNPGDTRDPFKALMILSQIAETRGDTAGAIAWLDKVDNSASAGYVEARLRRAQLIARGGNLDAARKALTEIETDDPASQAQVLLVDAQFLRDAGYVQSAYTVMENALLRFPDNPELLYDYALLAERLDKFELMEASLRRVMALAPDNQHAYNALGYSLAERGLRLEEAHVLIEKALQMAPGDPFIMDSMGWVQFRMGNLAAAENALRRAYAVRSDPEIAVHLGEVLWQKGDKAEAQKLWREAQSKDPKNDALKSTLARLNVSL; this is encoded by the coding sequence TTGAAAAACGCTTTCGCCATTGTAACCTTGTCCGCCCTGATGGCCACGCATGCCATGGCACAGACGCCTGTCGCCCCTGCCGATGCCGCGGCCAGCCCCGCTGCGTCCGCGCCCGCCGCGCCGCAGGAAGAGGGCGCCGAGTCCAAGGTGGACGCCAAGGCGGATGGCTTGCCCAAGGTCGAATTGAGCAGCGACTTGCTGTACAAGCTGACCCGCGCGGAAATGGAGTTCAAGAGCGGGCAGTGGCAAGGGCCGTACGTGACGATGATGGTGGCGGCGCAGCAGACGCGCGATCCGCGCCTGGCGCGCCGCGCGTCCGAAATGGCGCTGGCCGCCAAGCAGGGCAGCGAAGCGCTGGCGGCCATCCGCCTGTGGCGCGAGCTGGCGCCCGACTCGGACGAGGCAACGCAATTCTTCCTCGGCTTCGTCGTCCTGACCGACAAGATCGAGGAAGCGGAACCGATCTTCGCCGAACGCCTGGCCAATGCGCCTGGTGGCGCGCGTGGCGTGGCCCTGTTCCAGATGCAGCAGATTTTGTCGCGCTCGAATGACAAGCTGTATGCCTATTCGATGATGACGCGCCTGGTGCAGCCTTACCTGGACATGTTCGAAGCGCATCTGGTGCTGGCGCAGGGCGCCTTGTCGCTTGGCGAGCGTGACCGCGCCATCCGTGAAGCGAACAAGGCGCTGGCCATCAAGCCGAACTCCGAACTGGCCGCGCTGACCCTGGCGCAGGTGACGGGCGAACCCGAGGCGGCAAACAAGGTGCTGGCCACGTTCCTGCAAAAGAATCCGGACGCCGTCGAAGTGCGCGGCGCGTATGCGCGCCTGCTGGTCGAGCAAAAGCAGCTGGAGCCGGCGCGCGAGCAGTTCCTGCTGCTGCTGAAAAGCCAGCCCGATAACGTGGGCGCCCTGTATGCGCTCGGCATCGTGGCGCTGCAGCTGGAAGACACCAAGGGCGCGGAGCAGTACTTCAAGCGCTTCCTGGCCGTGCTGGAAAAAAATCCTGGCGATACGCGCGATCCGTTCAAGGCCCTGATGATACTGTCGCAGATCGCCGAGACGCGCGGCGACACGGCCGGCGCCATCGCCTGGCTCGACAAGGTCGACAACAGCGCGTCGGCCGGCTATGTCGAGGCGCGCTTGCGCCGCGCCCAGCTGATCGCCCGCGGCGGCAATCTCGATGCGGCGCGCAAGGCGCTGACGGAAATCGAAACGGACGATCCTGCCAGCCAGGCGCAGGTGCTGCTGGTCGACGCGCAATTCCTGCGCGACGCCGGCTACGTGCAAAGCGCGTACACGGTGATGGAAAACGCCTTGCTGCGTTTCCCCGACAATCCGGAACTGCTGTACGACTACGCCTTGCTGGCCGAGCGCCTGGATAAATTCGAGCTGATGGAAGCGAGCCTGCGCCGCGTGATGGCGCTGGCGCCCGACAACCAGCACGCGTACAACGCGCTCGGTTATTCGCTGGCCGAACGGGGCCTGCGCCTGGAAGAGGCCCATGTGCTGATCGAAAAAGCGCTGCAGATGGCGCCCGGCGACCCGTTCATCATGGACAGCATGGGCTGGGTGCAGTTCCGCATGGGTAACCTGGCCGCGGCGGAAAATGCGCTGCGCCGCGCCTATGCCGTGCGCAGCGATCCGGAAATCGCCGTCCATCTGGGCGAAGTGCTGTGGCAGAAGGGCGACAAGGCCGAAGCGCAAAAACTGTGGCGCGAGGCGCAAAGCAAGGACCCGAAAAACGATGCGCTGAAAAGTACGCTGGCGCGCTTGAATGTCAGTTTGTGA
- a CDS encoding outer membrane lipoprotein LolB: MLKKLLPLTLVCLSLSACSTLTSPFSSGAAPSAQTVAPYREQVELTGRLNVVYQKDDKPESATVNFNWQQTAQRTDVTLYSPVGSTLATIAVTPQQAVLTQSGKAPRSAPDVDALSAQLLGWSLPVSGLRDWLQGHAVGADGKRFVASPANDSVTTKDGWRLRYVSWQDASDNTPGALPQPRRIDAERNASAQADAVSLRIVLDAPSAQAQ; the protein is encoded by the coding sequence ATGTTGAAAAAACTCCTCCCTCTCACGCTCGTCTGCCTGTCCCTCTCGGCCTGCTCGACCCTGACTTCCCCATTCTCGTCCGGCGCCGCGCCATCCGCTCAAACCGTCGCGCCCTACCGCGAACAGGTCGAGCTGACGGGCCGCCTGAACGTCGTGTACCAGAAGGATGACAAGCCCGAATCGGCCACCGTCAATTTCAACTGGCAGCAGACGGCGCAGCGCACGGACGTGACCCTGTATTCGCCCGTCGGCAGCACCCTGGCGACGATTGCCGTCACGCCGCAGCAAGCCGTGTTGACGCAAAGCGGCAAGGCGCCGCGCAGCGCGCCCGATGTCGATGCCCTGAGCGCGCAGCTGCTGGGCTGGTCCTTGCCCGTGTCGGGCTTGCGCGACTGGCTGCAAGGCCATGCCGTGGGTGCCGACGGCAAGCGCTTCGTCGCTTCGCCGGCCAACGACAGCGTCACCACGAAAGACGGCTGGCGCTTGCGCTATGTGTCGTGGCAAGATGCGTCTGACAATACACCGGGCGCCTTGCCCCAACCGCGGCGTATCGATGCCGAACGCAATGCCAGCGCGCAGGCCGATGCCGTCTCGCTGCGCATCGTGCTCGATGCCCCATCTGCTCAAGCACAATGA
- the ispE gene encoding 4-(cytidine 5'-diphospho)-2-C-methyl-D-erythritol kinase, which translates to MTLTTLNNCPAPAKLNLFLHVNGRRADGYHLLQTVFQLLDHGDTLHFTLRDDTAIRRVTALAGVPEEQDLIIRAATLLQAEVLRRTGALPRGVDIAIDKVLPMGGGLGGGSSDAATALMALNRLWQAGLTREELMALGLPLGADIPFFIFGENAFAEGVGEALQPVATPECWYVVIEPGVQVPTAAIFCAEGLTRNTEPVTIADFSRHLAEGNDAGGFGKNDLQQVACSLFKPVADAVEWLGAYGEARMTGSGACVFSAFGSQEEADAVLSNVPPVWIAWKAKALNRHPMLTML; encoded by the coding sequence ATGACGTTGACTACCCTGAATAACTGCCCGGCCCCGGCCAAGCTGAACCTCTTTTTGCACGTCAACGGCCGCCGCGCCGATGGCTACCATCTGCTGCAGACGGTGTTCCAGTTGCTCGACCATGGCGACACCCTGCACTTCACGCTGCGCGACGACACGGCGATCCGCCGCGTGACGGCGCTCGCCGGCGTGCCGGAGGAGCAAGACCTGATCATCCGCGCCGCGACACTGCTGCAGGCCGAAGTGCTGCGCCGCACGGGCGCCTTGCCGCGCGGCGTCGATATCGCCATCGACAAGGTGCTGCCCATGGGCGGCGGCTTGGGTGGTGGTTCGTCCGACGCTGCGACGGCCCTGATGGCCTTGAACCGCCTGTGGCAGGCAGGTTTGACGCGCGAGGAATTGATGGCGCTGGGCTTGCCGCTGGGCGCCGATATCCCGTTTTTCATCTTTGGCGAGAATGCCTTTGCCGAAGGCGTGGGCGAAGCCTTGCAGCCCGTTGCCACGCCCGAGTGCTGGTATGTCGTGATCGAGCCTGGCGTACAAGTGCCGACCGCCGCAATTTTTTGCGCGGAAGGCTTGACGAGAAATACCGAACCCGTCACAATAGCGGACTTTTCCAGGCACCTCGCAGAAGGAAACGATGCGGGCGGATTTGGTAAGAATGATTTACAGCAAGTAGCATGCAGTCTTTTCAAGCCGGTAGCAGATGCGGTAGAATGGCTGGGTGCTTACGGTGAGGCCAGGATGACTGGTTCCGGTGCTTGTGTGTTTAGTGCGTTTGGCAGTCAGGAAGAAGCGGATGCGGTGCTCAGCAATGTGCCACCAGTCTGGATCGCCTGGAAGGCAAAAGCGCTGAATCGCCACCCGATGCTCACCATGTTGTAG
- a CDS encoding ribose-phosphate pyrophosphokinase, whose translation MAYENLMVFTGNANPALAEGVAKNLGIPLGKANVSKFSDGEVMVEINENVRGKDVFVLQSTCAPTNDSLMEIMLMVDALKRASAGRITAAIPYFGYARQDRRPRSARVAISAKVVANMLEEAGVERVLIMDLHADQIQGFFDIPVDNIYASPILLGDLQKKNYQDLLVVSPDVGGVVRARALAKRLGCDLAIIDKRRPKANVSEVMNIIGEVEGRNCVIMDDMVDTAGTLTKAAEVLKERGAKKVVAYCTHAVLSGPAIDRISASPLDELVVTDTIPLSEAALACGKIRQLTCAPLLAETFKRIIKGDSVISLFID comes from the coding sequence ATGGCTTACGAAAACCTGATGGTTTTTACCGGCAACGCGAATCCAGCGTTGGCAGAGGGGGTCGCAAAAAACCTCGGCATCCCTCTCGGTAAAGCAAACGTTTCGAAATTCTCCGACGGCGAAGTAATGGTCGAGATTAACGAAAACGTACGCGGCAAGGATGTTTTTGTTTTGCAATCCACCTGTGCTCCAACCAACGACAGCCTGATGGAAATCATGCTGATGGTTGATGCCTTGAAACGTGCTTCCGCTGGCCGCATCACCGCCGCTATTCCTTACTTCGGCTACGCCCGCCAAGACCGTCGTCCACGCTCCGCGCGTGTGGCGATTTCGGCCAAGGTGGTGGCGAACATGCTGGAAGAAGCCGGTGTCGAGCGCGTCCTGATCATGGACTTGCACGCCGACCAGATTCAAGGTTTCTTCGATATCCCAGTCGACAATATTTACGCTTCGCCAATTTTGCTGGGTGACCTGCAAAAGAAAAACTACCAAGATCTGCTGGTGGTGTCGCCGGACGTCGGCGGTGTGGTACGTGCGCGCGCCCTGGCAAAACGCCTGGGCTGCGACCTGGCCATCATCGACAAGCGTCGTCCAAAAGCGAACGTGTCCGAAGTGATGAACATCATCGGTGAAGTCGAAGGCCGCAACTGCGTGATCATGGATGACATGGTCGACACGGCAGGCACCTTGACCAAGGCTGCCGAAGTGCTCAAAGAGCGCGGCGCGAAAAAAGTCGTGGCGTATTGCACGCACGCGGTGCTGTCGGGCCCGGCGATCGACCGTATTTCGGCCTCGCCACTCGATGAGCTGGTCGTGACCGATACGATCCCACTGTCCGAAGCGGCCCTGGCCTGCGGCAAGATCCGTCAATTGACGTGCGCGCCGCTGCTGGCCGAGACGTTCAAACGCATCATCAAGGGTGACTCCGTCATCTCGCTGTTCATCGACTGA
- a CDS encoding 50S ribosomal protein L25/general stress protein Ctc codes for MKVIAFKRELQGSGASRRLRISGQTPGIVYGGAEAPVLISLDHNALYHALKKEVFHSSILDLEIDGVSQQVLLRDFQVHAYKQLVLHADFQRVDASQPIHVKVALHFINADVSPAVKLHGATISHVANEIEVACLPGKLPEFINVDLSNIDVGHSLHVGDLVLPAGVTAVTHGANLTIATASVPAGHVAAEAAAAEVVADKK; via the coding sequence ATGAAAGTTATCGCATTTAAACGCGAATTGCAAGGTTCCGGAGCGAGCCGCCGCCTGCGCATTTCCGGCCAAACCCCTGGTATCGTCTACGGCGGCGCTGAAGCCCCTGTGCTGATCTCGCTGGATCACAACGCCCTGTACCACGCGTTGAAAAAAGAAGTGTTCCACTCGTCGATCCTGGACCTGGAAATCGACGGCGTTTCCCAGCAAGTTCTGTTGCGCGACTTCCAAGTCCACGCATACAAACAACTGGTTCTGCACGCTGACTTCCAGCGCGTTGACGCATCGCAGCCTATCCACGTGAAAGTGGCTCTGCACTTCATCAACGCTGACGTTTCCCCAGCAGTCAAACTGCACGGCGCGACCATCAGCCACGTTGCCAATGAAATCGAAGTAGCTTGCCTGCCAGGCAAACTGCCAGAATTCATCAACGTTGACCTGTCGAACATCGACGTCGGCCACTCGCTGCACGTTGGCGACCTGGTCCTGCCAGCTGGCGTGACCGCTGTCACCCACGGCGCCAACCTGACCATCGCTACTGCTTCGGTACCGGCTGGCCACGTTGCTGCTGAAGCCGCTGCTGCTGAAGTTGTTGCTGACAAGAAGTAA
- the pth gene encoding aminoacyl-tRNA hydrolase has product MPIRLIVGLGNPGPEYEQTRHNAGFWLVDNLANSLPGTRLQRDSRYNAMLAKTSIGGNEVWLLEPLTFMNRSGQSVGALARFFKIAADEVLVVHDELDLMPGIARLKKGGSAGGHNGLKDITAALGTQDYWRLRLGIGHPRTLSLQQQVADFVLHRPRREDQELIEQAIDKSLQVMPQIVEGKFEAATMKLHTA; this is encoded by the coding sequence ATGCCCATACGCCTGATCGTCGGCCTCGGCAACCCGGGACCCGAATACGAACAAACCCGCCACAATGCCGGCTTCTGGCTGGTGGACAATCTTGCCAACAGCTTGCCCGGCACGCGCTTGCAGCGCGATTCGCGCTACAACGCCATGCTGGCCAAGACCTCCATCGGCGGCAACGAAGTCTGGCTGCTCGAACCGCTGACCTTCATGAACCGCTCGGGCCAGTCCGTGGGCGCGCTGGCGCGCTTCTTCAAGATCGCCGCCGATGAAGTGCTGGTCGTGCATGACGAACTCGATTTGATGCCCGGTATCGCGCGCCTGAAAAAGGGCGGCTCGGCGGGCGGCCACAATGGCTTGAAAGACATCACGGCCGCGCTGGGCACGCAGGATTACTGGCGTTTGCGCCTGGGCATCGGCCATCCGCGCACCTTGAGCCTGCAGCAGCAAGTGGCCGACTTCGTGCTGCACCGCCCGCGCCGCGAAGACCAGGAACTGATCGAGCAAGCGATCGACAAATCCTTGCAGGTGATGCCGCAGATCGTCGAAGGCAAGTTCGAAGCCGCGACGATGAAACTGCATACGGCCTAG
- a CDS encoding serine hydrolase domain-containing protein — protein sequence MKTLLASLVCSTAFLLSGAARAHDVNAMLQQALADKSVPAMAILVIRDGKIDAQAQAGVRANDGHDAVRADDVWNIGSDGKAMTVTLIARLVERGVLSWDAPLSRMLPALAGGMRAEYRDVNLMDLLSHRAGLPPNPDEAWINSTYADTRPLPLLRQEYAQRALADAPVAAPRGESHYSNSGAMIAAAIAEQATGKTYEELMQAEVFGPLGMRAAFGPTVRGQNLGHKEGKPIAGLMASNPLMMAPDGEIHLSMQDWAKFALDQLHGEQGKGKLLKRETYVLLHTAQGDTNAALGWGVMHFPPQAPQRVLTHLGSNGYWHALIALAPGSGDGLLIAANAGEGSSAQASQQQMAKTIMAGFGQAGK from the coding sequence ATGAAAACCCTGCTTGCCTCGCTCGTTTGCAGCACCGCCTTTTTGCTCAGCGGCGCCGCCCGCGCCCATGACGTGAACGCCATGTTGCAGCAGGCGCTGGCCGACAAGAGCGTGCCGGCCATGGCCATACTCGTGATCCGCGACGGCAAGATCGATGCGCAGGCGCAAGCTGGCGTGCGCGCCAATGATGGCCACGATGCCGTGCGCGCCGATGATGTGTGGAATATCGGCTCGGACGGCAAGGCCATGACGGTGACCCTGATCGCGCGGCTGGTGGAACGGGGCGTGCTGTCATGGGACGCGCCGCTGTCGCGCATGCTGCCCGCGCTGGCTGGCGGCATGCGCGCCGAGTACCGCGACGTCAACCTGATGGATCTGCTGTCGCACCGCGCCGGCCTGCCGCCCAATCCCGACGAGGCGTGGATCAATTCCACCTACGCGGACACGCGCCCCTTGCCGCTGCTGCGCCAGGAGTACGCGCAGCGCGCGCTGGCCGACGCGCCAGTGGCCGCGCCGCGCGGCGAATCGCACTACTCGAACAGCGGCGCCATGATCGCCGCCGCCATCGCGGAACAGGCCACGGGCAAGACGTATGAGGAATTGATGCAGGCCGAAGTGTTCGGCCCGCTGGGCATGCGGGCCGCGTTCGGCCCCACCGTGCGCGGACAGAATCTGGGGCATAAGGAAGGCAAGCCGATCGCCGGCTTGATGGCCAGCAATCCGCTGATGATGGCGCCCGATGGGGAGATTCACCTGAGCATGCAAGACTGGGCCAAGTTTGCGCTTGATCAACTGCACGGCGAACAAGGCAAGGGCAAGCTGCTGAAACGGGAAACGTATGTGTTGCTGCACACGGCGCAGGGCGACACGAATGCGGCCCTGGGCTGGGGCGTGATGCATTTTCCACCGCAAGCGCCGCAGCGTGTGCTCACCCACCTTGGCTCGAACGGCTACTGGCACGCGCTGATCGCGCTGGCGCCCGGCAGCGGCGACGGCTTGTTGATCGCCGCCAACGCGGGCGAAGGCAGCAGCGCCCAGGCCAGCCAGCAGCAGATGGCGAAAACCATCATGGCCGGCTTCGGCCAGGCAGGAAAATAA